A window of Leishmania mexicana MHOM/GT/2001/U1103 complete genome, chromosome 18 genomic DNA:
CTCAAGACTCTCGTGTACGAATTGGAGAGGCGGGGTGTTGCGAGGCCTTTGGGATGACTATCGCTGTCACGTGCATCGCAGAGGCCGAGCCGGTGTGCGCGGATCGCTTGCTTGCCTGCACCACAGATATCTTTCTTcgcttccccccccccgcctcccccgccgGTCGGCATCGGTGACGCTGCGGTGCGCCCACACGACATAATACACCGACACACTCTCACGCCGATGTCTGCGCGTGAAGCAGGAGCGCTAAGGAAAAGATAAACGAAGATAGAGGAGATGACAGACAGTCGCACGCGGGggagcgcgcgaggaggcAATGGTCATGCCGCCCTCGCTTCAAGCATGgttggcgtgtgtgttgccGCCATATCCTCTTGAAGGGCGCATTTCGCGCCTGCATCTGCttgacacacacgcacatgcgcacagagaCCGGTGAAGTGTCGCTTCCATTGATAGATCTGCCGAGCCCGTTGGTGGATGTGCCAGCGCACTTGATGGTGCTATCGTGTCTCCCCCTCATCGGACGGTTGTTCTCTTCCCcacccatcccccctcctcacccatTTCACTCTTCAAAACCCTCTCGTCGGCTACCGCTTTACTCGCTTGACGGCATGACACCCGCAtaggcacgcgcacgcgcatgggGACAGGCAGGGGGACCGCCTCTCTTGCCTTTCTCTGCAACAAACGTCCCTGTCCCTCTCGCACGATCCCTGGCCATGATGTCGGTGTGCTGTGTTACCTGCGCCGCTTCGGATAGTGACAGCGGGACCACGGTGCCTCGACTGGTGCCCGcgtcagcaccaccgccgccgccgcttgcCGCGCTTGCCTTCAGCCATGACGGCACGCGGGCGGCCTATGCGGTGCGCCGCGGGAAGGCGCTTCCGCGATATGGCGACTGCGAGCATGCGTGCTCTATCTTTATCGCCAACACAAACGCTCCGGCGCATTGCCCGTCCAGCACTTGGAGCGGACccggcaccgctgtcgcTCCCGTCGCGCAGtggacggtgctgcaggttCTTTCCGGCAGTCACGACGCGCCCATCACCGCATTGGCGTGGTGCCCACGCACAGGTGCCCTCCTCTCTACCAGTGCGGACcgcggcgcgtgtgtctggGTGCCGCGcacgggtgctgctgcggctgctccaAAGGAAGCGAACTGTGCTTCTGATGTCGAGGGTGGACGCGCGAACCCTCCGGCGGCTGCCTCAGCCGATGTGCCGTTCtgtgcggtgccgcagctggtCATACTCAGCGCCGAGGTGCGCCTGTGTCCGACCTGTGTGGCCTGGAGCGCGGAAGGGACGAAGCTGTACATCGGCACCTCTggcggcaccgtcgccgttgGCCGTTACGACGCGCGGCATAAGTGGTGGatctgccgcctcctcagcgACCATCGCCGCACTGCGCCTGTCGACCCATCAGCTGAGGCCGCGGTACCATCGTCCACGCGCGCGTGCTTGGTCACGGCACTGGCAGCGCATCCTGTCGAGAACACGAGACTTGCTGTAGCGCGCCTCGATGGCACGGTGCAAGTCCTCTCTACACACGTCAAGAGCGTGGATGGTGCGCTGGGCAGCGCTGAACAAGGCacaagcggcagcagcgcgggTGCAACGGCGAAGCCTTTTAATCACGTGTACCTatcgcacctcctcccttgCTGGGTCCACGGAGTGGCCTGGAGCCCGTCggggcagcagctggcggtggtgggtcATGACAGCGGTCTCCATACGTGGGACTGGGGCCCTGTGCGATCCTCGTCACTGGTAGgggggcgcagcagcgatgtCGACTGCTCCGGTGCTGGCTCTGACAAGTGCAAAGCAGTGCACACAGTGACGTGGCTTcgtcagctgccgctgctacgATGCGAATTCGTTTCTGAAGACGTACTCGTGGCAGCCGGATTCGAGGGACGTCTGTACGCCTTCGAGTCGGCTGCAGCGTCAACGCAGTCGGGCGTCCAGAGACAGCGAACGTGGAAGCTGGCCCCGGAGCACGCGGCGACGCAACGGGCGGAGGGCtcagcgcagctgccgcgccatGAAACAGCGCATGTGGCTGCCAACGATAGGGAAAAGACGGCGGTTGCTTGCGGCCGGCACACTCTGCCTTCGCAGAgagctactgctgctgccaagGGCATCGTCACTCATGAgggtcagcagcagccagcaCGAATTCTGGGCGAGTCGCAGGCTGCCGTCGACGAAACGCTAGTGGCCAAGTCGGTGCGTCAAGTTGCATTAGACTTCTTCGAGCGCGgccgtgcagcggcagctgccgaTGGTGTTGTGGCGACATCCGCCCGCGGGCGATCCGCAGTCCCAGGCGCACATAGCTCGACAGAGAACAACGCAATGGGTGCAGCACGGGAACACGTCGCCGAGCGTCCTCCGCACACATCGCCCATTAGCCTGCTGATACGCATTCCTTCGGGCGCGAAATCCGCCACCGCTGAGTCGATGAACGTCACCTTTGTGTCGGCCGGCCACGACAGTCGTGTGCACCTCTGGCGAGTATGCCACACAACCCTAACTCGCAGTAAGGACGTGCCCGTGTCCCCTGATGGGTGAAGACGACTGTGGAGGCGCCCTTCTGAatgggggcgggggagacTGGGTGGGCGCCAGCCTCCGCGCATCCCGCACCGCCATATTCACTTGCTCTTCGCTTCTCTGTCCTCGACATCCGCTCCAGCACAAGCATGCACACCTCCATGCCTCTAGTGCCTCCTGCAAGAGCCACTTTGAAGGAggtggagtggggggggggggggggctctaGCCGCGTGGCAAGCCCGCGACATGTGGCATACGCGTCCTTGCGTCTCTGCCTCCCAGCTTCGCCATTGCCGTCATCTCCCGCCCCTCTTCCCTACATCTTTAGCCCACCTGCGTGCAAGCGCCTGGCCGACGCatagacgcacacacacacgcgcacgcacgcactgctCGGCCTCCTGGGGGGTCTCACTGCTCTGGCATCGACACTCAAGCGAAAGCGGCCaacagcgcacgcgcatagACTGTTCATGGAGAGCACCGACCAGCCAGCTGCATCGCAgcctgctgcagccggcgcggcagcgacggcgacgacatcGCCATCACCGGAGGTGTACTTCAAGAAACAGGTATTGAAGCTTGGCTTGGACGGCACCAGCCTTTCCAGGCTCGTTGTGGTGacgaacacacacatctACGTGTGTGTCCCTTCTGGTGGCATCACACGCGCCATCGCGGTGCGCCGCATTGAGCGGGTGACCCTGTGTCCACGCGAAGACATCGGCGACGATGAGGACGGAGGCGACCATGCAGGCTGGAATGCGGCATTGGATAgcacagccgctgcaggcggtgctgggAGTGATGACCGCACCATGCCGTCGGCAGACCCGCACAGAGAAAAGTCGAAGTCGTTCTTCGCTTCGGTCTTCTCACTACGTGGCGACATCGCGGGCCGAGTGAATCCCCAGGGACCGCACAACAGTCATCCGGACTcggcgcgcagcagtgccgacgCATCACCGGCAGCATCGTCACGTCAGAGGTTCAGCTCCGCGGCTGACAAGGCGGAACGCGAAGTCCCGGCGTCTTTAGCAGTCCTGAGGTGGGTCACGATCGTCACCCTCGGCATTGCCCACGAGGCCTCACTTGCCTTGCAGTTTTacagcgccgtcgacggAGAGGACTTTGTCGCGGCTCTGCGCAAGGCGTCGCACATatcaacagcagcggtgttTAACCTGCCCAAAGAGGAGGGGCCAATAGACGCAGCCGGCCGGTTGTTGTCGCTACCCGCGCGTTGTGAGAACCCCACCGTGCCTCGAGTCCTGAAACGGGAAGCGGGAGACACCAACATGGGCAATCACAAGCCCGACACGGAAAGCAGACACGCTGTGGAGGAAGTGCAGCTCTCGCCACCACGCAGCCCTCGAAGCCCAACGGCGCCATCGCAGCCTGCGGCACACCCCGCTTTGCCGTCTCACAACAGGAGCAGCATCGGCAACAGGGATGGCAGTCGCGGAAGGCGCTCCAGCTCGAGAGAGAACGTGcacacggcggtgccgggtCAAGCTGCGCAGGAAGGGATCGGTGATCTGGCGCCGCCTGCCCCCTCCACCGCGGTTTATGCGCCGCCCGTAGAGGAGACACTGtggcgctctcctccacaaGCGGTGAGCAGGTTGCAGACGTCGATGGACGGTTCACCTTTAGAATggcgcacgccgtcgccgctgcgtaCTGCACCGCATCGCAAGGTCCCCGCGCCACCACGATCACCACCTGCGCCGTCACAGCAGCTTGAACTGTcggcgccacctccgctgAAGATCATTCAGGGCCCGGCAATCgaaggcagaggcggcggcgggtcGCGCAAGCGTGGCAGCAACGCTACTCAAAGTCTCCGTGACGCTGCGAGCGAGCGCACGCGTACAACGTCGCAGGAGCGGCTTTCCCGGCTAATCTACgctacggcggcgtcgtctgCTACGCGCGAGGAGGTGCCTTCTTACCctgaagcagcggcgccagtgGCAGCCCAACAGACATCGCAGGGACCGTGGCCTCGCCGACGCGACGGTCCACGGGCTGCACCAGCGTCAAGGACGAAGGCAGAGGCGATCCCGCGTCGAAGCCTCTTTGCGGATGAGCTCAACACCACACAGGTCGTTGATCCAACTGCCAGCCCCCtgtcagcgccagcgccgcgaaCTGCTTCCATGGTCACAGAGGACGGTGCTCGCGACGTTCCCATCCATGCCGACGCCCTTCAAGCAGAGCTGGAGGCTCAATCGGCCAccgtggcgcggctgcagcgaaGTCTGCAAGCGCACGAGTCCCTGTTGATCGAACTCGCGGATGCCAGGGCGGATGTACGTGGGCTGCAAGTCACACTCGCCGAGCGCAATGATCAGTGTGACGAGTGGCGAGCCGCCTGCAGTCAAGCTGAGCAGCGCGTTAGCATGCTCCGACGCCAGCAAGAGGGCATGCTCGCGGAGCAACAAGAACGACTGTGGCGGGCTCATCATGCGGAACTGGAAGCTGTGCAGGCGGCCTTTGAAGAGTATGACGCGCGCATGTCCGCTTTCCTTGAACAGTTACAACAAGATCATCGTGAAGAAGCGGTGCAGTGgcagcgcgagcggcgcacgctgctcctccagctgcatGAGCaacagcgccagcagcaagCGATGAGGGATGTAAACGAGCACCGTCGCGTTCGAGCGGCCGAGGTTGCGGCACAGGCCCACTATGAAGCCCAACGCCGATGCGTTCCAGCACCGCAGGTGTACCAACGCGAGAGCGCccatgcgcagcggcaacggcagtcGTCAGCCGTCGTTGCTGGTGTCGTCCACTCCCCACGAGACTCCGGCACTTCGAGCTGGCGCCGCCCTCTGGCGTCGTCCGCGGAGTGTAATCCGGCCTCTGCAGCGTGGCCACGCGCGGACGTGGACGACGAGGTGAACCACGGCCATCCGGCTGCACGCCACGACACCGCGGCTGTGACTCGCCACCCTCACTCCTACTTTCGAGCACACCTCCAGACGCCGCCATCGTATCCACGGGCCGGCAGCGTTCCTGATGCGCATGACGTCGGGAATGGCGTCTACACGCCAAGTCGTCGCTCCTACGTGTAGCcgttgtggtggtgttgCTCGCGCTAAGAAAGAAACGGATGGACGctgagagagaagggcggctGCGCATCCGCCTCCTGAGAcaacacgtgcgcacgcctctgccaccgcaccaccgctTTGTTTTTCCGATACGAAATGCCGCGAACGGCGTCACCCTGTTCCACTCTCACGCGCCCAgagccaccgccaccccccccctccccctccctgcttCCACGGGTCGGTGACTGGCACACAGGGAAGGGGCTTACCTAGGCAAACCTCGTGCGCGcgcccaaaaaaaaaagacacacacaggcgcgtgcaggcgcaccGCGCCTCTGCGCACCCACGCATCTCTCGTCCCCTGATGACGggggtgaaggaggaggaggaggaggggggggggcgcggtGGAACGGAACTCCGTGTCCGGCGGCAGAGCAACGGGGCTCACGTTGTGTGTAAGCAAAAGGCGAAAACTCTCTCGCCTCTTCGAactctcctccctctcgtctCCAATCCTCTCTCCCGGAGTCGCCAACAGCCACCAGCGCTCATAGCCATtacgtacacacgcacgtcgaGGCACCCTCGCACTTGTCATGGCATTGCAGAACTACAACCTCAGCTGGTCGGACCAGCTCATTGAGCGGGTGGAGACGCACCTCCGCGACGTCCACGGCGCGCTCCTGCAGTACTACGAGAGCCGTGGCTACCCCACGGAGGTTGAAAGCCGCCACGTGGTGACTgccgaggcagcagcagcagcagcagcggcggggacTAGAGACGAAGGAGAGCGCGCCACTGTTGCAGCTACTGCGGCCGCTGTCCCGTTGGATGTCGTCAGCCCTGCCGGTAGCTTCTTGCTCCGCACCTGCGTGTACGACACGCCGTTTCCGGATCTgcacgcgcggcgcggcgtcggcgctgaCTTGGTACTCTCCATCCCTGCCGATCGCTGCACCACTGCGGATTTGAAAAGCGGCCTCTATCTCGAGCGCCGTCAGTCTTTTCTTGATGAGATCCAGGCCCACTTGCAACAGCTCGtgagcggtgccgctgccgacgaggacagcgacgaggacgatgaGGAGGGTCGCAGCGCGTCTTCCCCCAgtcgccagcgcagcaagaAGGCAACCCAAGAGGCAAAAAAGAGGCTGCTGaacgtggccgccgccgcgcggctCAGTCGCATGGAGGTGGGCGTGGTGCCGATTCACGGGTGCTACGCACTGGCAGAAAAGCAAattctgcagctgcgcttcCGCCGGCGTCGGGCCGCCGCAGACACCCACGAGACCTTCTTCGTGAACCTGCACTTCCGCCCCTCCGTCTTCCCTGGACACACCGTGAACGCGGCGGGAATTCGCAAGCATCCCTACTATAGCTACTGCATCCTGGAAGACTACCTCATGCCGCATTATCTGAAGAAGCTGCACGAGGTGTGCATCGCCAGCGCCGGTGTCCGCCGCGCAATCGTCGTGCTCAAGTGCTGGGCTCATCACACCGGTCTCATGTCCGCCGCTTCGGGGCATCCGGAGGCACTGAACGGGTTCGTCGTTGCTGCCATGGTGTTACGTCTGCTCGAGGAGGGCATCGTGACGGCGGGGATGTCTCTGGGCAACATTGTGCGCGCTGTGTGGGTGCAGCTCTCGCGTGGTTTCTTCCTTGGCACACCAGAGAAGGCCGGCGGCAGGGGTGCCCGCCCTGCCAAAGtgtcggcggcggaggaAAGGGGCGAGGTGAGCGTGCTGCGCTTCACCGGCGAGCTGCACAACATCCTCTTCCGCACCCCCGCTGACTTCTTCAAGCACGTGGTGTGCtctgccgcggaggaggcgctgcagcacccgtTCGCCGTCGACGTAGTCGACCGCTTCGCCTTTcagcctctgccgctgcgctacGACGTGGCCCTCACCGTCCAGCTGAACCAAGCTGCCACGTCTTctgtggcggcgatggatCGCACTCCAGCTGTCCTCAAGAAGAGCACTCTCTGGCGCGCCCCACGCGCCGAGGCGATGCAGGACACGCTGCGAGTGCTGAAGGAAGCACTCGGTGTGCGGTGCAGCTACATCACCGCCTGGCTAACCGATGCAGACCGTCTGCAGGTTGTGGTGCAGCTGACCAGTGAGGCCGAGGGCCGCAACCGCCTCACCCGCGGTCCACCCATCGAAGACACCAGCGCTGTCGAGCGCTTCAACGCCTTCTGGGGTGCCGGCGTCACCTCGACGCGCCAATTCAGTGATGGCGCCATCTACCGCTGCGTGCTGTGGACATTTCCGGAGGACgcgggcacgcacacgaccgTGGCCCTGTCCGCctcgacggtgctgcgccgcgtcgtcgagtttgcgctgcgcgtgcacgtcgcACCTGAGGCGACAGTGACGGTGTTGCTTGGCGGCCTGGATGGATACCTGGCGGAGCGGGTCGGCGGCGAGTGGCGTGACGCGGCCCCGCTGATGCAGCACAGCCTCCTCGAAGCAACCAAGGCGGTGCAGTACATGCTGCAGAACCTGCCCCATGGCAGCGTGCCCTGTCGCATCGTCTCCCTTGacgtcatcgccgccagcgAGCGCCACGCCGAGGTGTTCCCGGTTCGCCCGCATTTGGCTCTCACGTACACGACGGATGACCTTACGGACGCGAGCTTCGCAGGACTGAGCACCGCGCCAACGATCGAGCCAATCCACTGCGTGCTGAGCATCGACGACAGCCACAAGATTCCCGACACCATGGAGGCGATAGCAATGATGAAGGGCGCCATTGCTGCCCAGCTGGCCAagacgctgcaggcgcaCTACGGAGAGAAGAGCAACACCGGCACCCAGTCGCAGAAAGCTCGcaggaaggcggcggagggtgccggtagcagcagcgacatTGTGCGCAGCCCGATCCGCACCCAGTGCACCAGCCAGTCTGTCGATATCATTTACCGCGGCTACCTCTTCCGCGTCTACGTCGCCCATTACCGTGAGGTGTCTCTCCTGCGTGCTTTGAAGCGTGACACGGAGGCGAACGTGCTGGAGATGAAGCTGTACTGGACTGCACAGCATGCCAAGTTCATGCGCACCATCGCGTTTGGACACCATAGCTACTCGCACGCGGTGAGGCTGGCGAAGCGGTGGATGAGTGCCATGTATCTCTACGAGTTTGTGCAACCGGAAGCCGTCGAGCTGCTCGTAGCGTACGCGTACctgcagccggcgccgcacacgcccaaGACACCTGCCGGAGGTTTCCTGCGCTttgtgcagctcctcgccaCGCATGACTGGTCGACGCCGTTGGTGCTCCCCTtcaccgacgacgacagtgacaagaccgccgtggcagcagcggcgctggtgcgcaaGCTTGGCGATCAACAAGGCATGTTCATCGCCACACCGTACGCGCCGGCCGCGAGCCCGTTCACGGTGCTAACGCCGCGCCCGATGATTATGGGCCGTCTTGTGCAGCTTGCCCAATCGGTGgtggccgtgctgctgcgccacctcgagGGCCACAACACGACAGCTggtgaggcggaggcgtTCACCTCCAGCCCGTGGGCCTTCGACTTTTCGATGAAGTTCCAcccgcgcctgctgctgcagcctgACCGGGCCCTCAGcatcggcgcggcggcactgtCGGTGGCATCGGCGCAGCCCGAAGCGACGCATCTTAACGGGATCGTGTCAGCTTCTAACGAGGCGAACGCGCTGGCAGCA
This region includes:
- a CDS encoding actin related protein 2/3 complex, putative (arpc1), whose amino-acid sequence is MMSVCCVTCAASDSDSGTTVPRLVPASAPPPPPLAALAFSHDGTRAAYAVRRGKALPRYGDCEHACSIFIANTNAPAHCPSSTWSGPGTAVAPVAQWTVLQVLSGSHDAPITALAWCPRTGALLSTSADRGACVWVPRTGAAAAAPKEANCASDVEGGRANPPAAASADVPFCAVPQLVILSAEVRLCPTCVAWSAEGTKLYIGTSGGTVAVGRYDARHKWWICRLLSDHRRTAPVDPSAEAAVPSSTRACLVTALAAHPVENTRLAVARLDGTVQVLSTHVKSVDGALGSAEQGTSGSSAGATAKPFNHVYLSHLLPCWVHGVAWSPSGQQLAVVGHDSGLHTWDWGPVRSSSLVGGRSSDVDCSGAGSDKCKAVHTVTWLRQLPLLRCEFVSEDVLVAAGFEGRLYAFESAAASTQSGVQRQRTWKLAPEHAATQRAEGSAQLPRHETAHVAANDREKTAVACGRHTLPSQRATAAAKGIVTHEGQQQPARILGESQAAVDETLVAKSVRQVALDFFERGRAAAAADGVVATSARGRSAVPGAHSSTENNAMGAAREHVAERPPHTSPISLLIRIPSGAKSATAESMNVTFVSAGHDSRVHLWRVCHTTLTRSKDVPVSPDG